The following are encoded in a window of Rhizobium sp. 11515TR genomic DNA:
- a CDS encoding methyl-accepting chemotaxis protein: MFAKKLSLNGKLAITFTALIAIFACVSAFVYAKQDVSAGAADEQAKSQQLVSLIDDSLQSMLEQAVNLRGFLLLRSESTYGDIFNNRERMLKSIAAAKEVAADSPDLLQAIDNMQKAADLYFHQLAEPQAKARKETEMPLDQIVKIGQNETKGQLDGFRDAAAKIKKAARARASDLAAMQDDANGDLRLTLIAGSIFASLAAAVLAWLLSRIIVRPIVGMTAAMGRLANGEHDVEVPAVGRGDEIGRMADAVLVFRQAGIEKLRLAGETERMRGDAERQRLMNDEQKAREEGEIRFAMEALAGGLSALSSGNVATRLHNSFAPQFDSVRADFNNAVEKLEAALQSVGSNARAINAGADEIRAAADDLAHRTEQQAAAVEETAAALEQVTTTVRDSAKRAEDVGHLVERARQGAERSGEVVRNAVSAMQQIEKSSGEISNIISVIDDIAFQTNLLALNAGVEAARAGDAGKGFAVVAQEVRELAQRSANAAKEIKSLITTSSDQVNTGVSLVGETGKALELIVSEVQEINRHVGAIVTATREQSTGLQEINTAVNNMDQGTQKNAAMVEEQTAASHALAREAAALNELLQQFRLGDAAQAAPVRPAVATARSKPAASPARALGRTVAKAFAGKATAAAAATARDDWEEF; the protein is encoded by the coding sequence ATGTTTGCGAAAAAACTCTCTTTGAATGGCAAGCTTGCCATTACATTCACGGCCCTGATCGCGATTTTTGCCTGTGTTTCCGCTTTCGTCTATGCAAAGCAGGACGTGTCGGCCGGAGCCGCCGACGAGCAGGCAAAATCGCAGCAGCTCGTCAGCCTGATCGACGACTCCCTGCAGTCGATGCTGGAACAGGCTGTCAATCTGCGCGGTTTTCTGCTTCTGCGCAGCGAAAGCACCTACGGCGATATCTTCAACAATCGCGAGCGGATGCTGAAGAGCATCGCAGCCGCCAAGGAGGTCGCCGCCGATTCTCCGGATCTGCTGCAGGCGATCGATAACATGCAGAAGGCTGCCGATCTCTATTTCCATCAGCTCGCGGAGCCACAGGCCAAGGCGCGCAAGGAAACCGAGATGCCGCTCGATCAGATCGTCAAGATTGGCCAGAACGAAACCAAGGGTCAGCTTGATGGCTTCCGCGACGCTGCCGCCAAGATCAAGAAGGCCGCACGTGCCAGGGCGAGCGACCTCGCAGCCATGCAGGACGATGCCAATGGCGATCTTCGCCTGACGCTTATCGCCGGCAGTATCTTCGCTTCGCTCGCGGCCGCCGTGCTTGCATGGCTGCTGTCGCGGATCATCGTGCGCCCGATCGTCGGCATGACGGCTGCCATGGGCCGCCTGGCAAATGGCGAGCATGACGTCGAAGTCCCGGCCGTTGGCCGCGGCGACGAAATCGGCCGCATGGCCGATGCCGTGCTCGTCTTCAGGCAGGCTGGTATCGAGAAGCTGCGTCTTGCCGGTGAGACCGAGCGTATGCGCGGCGATGCCGAACGTCAGCGCTTGATGAATGACGAGCAGAAGGCGCGTGAAGAAGGCGAAATCCGTTTCGCCATGGAAGCGCTCGCCGGCGGCCTCTCGGCTCTATCGTCGGGCAATGTCGCAACCCGCCTTCACAACAGCTTTGCACCGCAATTCGACAGCGTTCGCGCTGATTTCAACAATGCAGTCGAGAAGCTGGAGGCGGCCCTGCAGTCTGTCGGCTCCAATGCCCGCGCCATCAATGCAGGTGCTGACGAAATCCGTGCGGCGGCCGATGATCTGGCGCATCGCACCGAGCAGCAGGCTGCCGCGGTTGAAGAGACGGCCGCGGCATTGGAGCAGGTCACGACCACGGTGCGCGACTCCGCCAAGCGTGCGGAAGATGTCGGCCATCTCGTCGAGCGTGCCCGCCAGGGTGCGGAACGGTCGGGCGAAGTGGTTCGCAACGCCGTTTCGGCCATGCAGCAGATCGAAAAGTCCTCTGGCGAGATCAGCAACATCATCAGCGTCATCGACGACATCGCCTTCCAGACGAACCTTCTGGCGTTGAACGCCGGCGTCGAGGCCGCGCGTGCGGGGGATGCCGGCAAGGGCTTTGCGGTCGTTGCCCAGGAGGTGCGTGAGCTTGCCCAGCGCTCCGCCAACGCCGCCAAGGAGATCAAATCGCTCATCACGACGTCGAGCGATCAGGTCAATACTGGTGTATCGCTGGTCGGCGAGACCGGCAAGGCGCTGGAATTGATCGTATCCGAAGTGCAGGAAATCAACCGCCATGTCGGAGCGATCGTGACGGCGACCCGCGAGCAGTCGACCGGCCTGCAGGAGATCAACACGGCTGTCAACAACATGGACCAGGGCACCCAGAAGAACGCCGCCATGGTCGAGGAGCAGACGGCGGCAAGCCACGCGCTCGCCCGCGAAGCTGCGGCGCTGAACGAACTGCTCCAGCAGTTCCGCCTCGGCGATGCCGCACAGGCTGCACCTGTACGGCCTGCCGTTGCGACCGCCCGCTCGAAGCCGGCCGCATCGCCGGCTCGGGCTCTGGGCCGCACTGTTGCCAAGGCCTTCGCCGGAAAGGCAACTGCAGCGGCTGCCGCCACCGCGCGGGACGATTGGGAAGAATTCTGA
- a CDS encoding sensor domain-containing diguanylate cyclase encodes MGQLVRVPANETQRLLAVRSLNAIHSGPTPELATLAELARGVFETPYAAINIIDEDWQRIAGQAGLKIAECSRDMSICTRVVFDDELLVLPDLMEEPELKAAPFVLDDPYFRFYAGAPVRLENGLPVGAFCILDQRPRQFSSSEEQSLRHFAQIASALLRLQKTNLLMGIAENDLRAAAMTDPLTRFFNRSALEAVVDGALSTAVATGSNFGVLYLDMDGFKSINDRFGHNVGDEVLCEASVRIRSVLRADDIVVRMGGDEFAIFVPDSPDKNALVSLSERLLAAFRAPFAVDGVSIFARLSIGAALAPHDGATRIPLLKNVDSALYQAKAAGRDRVAVFNALEA; translated from the coding sequence ATGGGACAGCTCGTCCGAGTTCCGGCCAATGAAACACAGAGACTTTTGGCCGTACGCTCCCTGAATGCGATTCACAGCGGTCCGACGCCGGAGCTCGCGACCCTTGCGGAACTCGCTAGAGGCGTGTTCGAGACGCCCTATGCGGCAATCAACATTATCGATGAGGACTGGCAGCGCATAGCTGGGCAGGCGGGACTGAAGATCGCCGAATGCTCACGCGATATGTCGATCTGTACACGGGTGGTGTTCGATGACGAACTGTTGGTCCTTCCGGATCTCATGGAAGAACCGGAGCTGAAGGCTGCCCCCTTTGTTCTCGATGATCCCTATTTCCGCTTTTATGCAGGCGCTCCGGTGCGACTGGAGAACGGTTTGCCGGTAGGAGCCTTCTGCATCCTCGATCAGAGGCCGAGGCAGTTTTCCTCGAGTGAGGAGCAAAGTCTGAGACACTTTGCCCAGATCGCAAGCGCGCTTCTACGTCTGCAGAAAACGAACTTGCTGATGGGAATAGCCGAGAATGATCTGCGCGCAGCGGCCATGACCGATCCGCTGACCCGTTTCTTCAATCGGTCGGCGCTGGAAGCTGTTGTTGATGGCGCGTTGAGTACGGCGGTAGCGACAGGCAGCAATTTCGGCGTCCTCTATCTCGACATGGATGGCTTCAAATCGATCAATGACCGTTTCGGTCACAATGTCGGCGACGAAGTTCTGTGCGAGGCATCCGTGCGTATCCGTTCGGTCCTGCGCGCGGACGACATCGTCGTGCGCATGGGGGGTGACGAATTTGCGATATTCGTCCCGGACTCGCCTGACAAGAATGCACTCGTGTCCCTGTCAGAACGGCTGCTTGCAGCCTTCAGAGCCCCTTTTGCTGTGGATGGCGTGTCGATTTTCGCAAGGCTCAGCATCGGCGCCGCGCTCGCGCCGCATGATGGTGCGACGCGTATCCCGCTGTTGAAGAATGTCGACTCTGCGCTCTATCAGGCCAAGGCAGCAGGCCGAGACCGCGTAGCGGTCTTCAACGCACTCGAAGCCTGA
- the dxs gene encoding 1-deoxy-D-xylulose-5-phosphate synthase translates to MTQMPQTPLLDRVQYPSDLRKLEDRELPQLAREVRDEMIDAVSRTGGHLGAGLGVVELTIAIHSVFNTPNDRLIFDVGHQCYPHKILTGRRDRIRTLRQEGGLSGFTRRAESEYDPFGAAHSSTSISAGLGMAVAAELENTDRRVIAVIGDGAMSAGMAYEALNNAGALDARLIVILNDNDMSIAPPTGAMSAYLARLASGRTYMGFRDFGKKLTAYLGKKVDRAITRAVEHARGYVTGGTMFEEMGFYHIGPIDGHSFEHLLPVLRNVRDNAQGPVLIHVVTQKGKGYPPAEAAADKYHGVNKFDVITGAQTKVKPNAPSYTSVFADALVQEATLDDKIVGITAAMPNGTGLDKLQEFFPKRCFDVGIAEQHAVTFAAGLAAEGYKPFAALYSTFLQRAYDQVVHDVAIQGLPVRFPIDRAGFVGADGPTHAGSFDTAFLATLPGFVVMAAADEAELKHMVRTAAAYDLGPISFRYPRGEGVGVDLPERGQILEIGKGRVIKQGTKAALLSFGTRLADSLAAAEDLDAAGLSTTVADARFAKPLDRDLIRQLAAHHEILITIEEGSVGGFGSQVMQFLANEGLLDSGLKIRSLVMPDIWMEQAKPEAMNAMAGLDRAGIVQTVFQVLGRGRIVEAAG, encoded by the coding sequence TTGACACAAATGCCACAGACGCCCCTGCTGGACCGGGTCCAATATCCTTCCGACCTGCGAAAGCTGGAGGACCGGGAATTGCCGCAGCTCGCCCGCGAAGTTCGCGACGAGATGATCGATGCGGTATCGCGTACCGGCGGACATCTCGGCGCCGGCCTCGGTGTTGTCGAACTGACCATCGCGATCCACAGCGTCTTCAATACGCCGAACGATCGTCTGATCTTCGATGTCGGGCATCAGTGTTATCCGCACAAGATCCTGACCGGTCGTCGCGACCGCATCCGCACGCTGCGGCAGGAAGGCGGTCTTTCCGGCTTCACACGCCGGGCCGAAAGCGAATACGATCCGTTCGGCGCCGCGCATTCCTCGACCTCCATTTCCGCCGGTCTCGGCATGGCTGTTGCCGCCGAGCTCGAAAACACCGACCGCCGTGTGATCGCCGTCATCGGCGACGGTGCCATGTCGGCCGGCATGGCCTATGAGGCGCTGAACAATGCCGGAGCGCTGGACGCGCGGCTGATCGTCATCCTCAATGACAACGACATGTCGATTGCCCCGCCGACCGGCGCCATGAGTGCCTATCTCGCCCGTCTTGCCTCCGGCCGGACCTATATGGGCTTCCGGGATTTTGGTAAGAAACTAACCGCCTATCTCGGCAAGAAGGTCGATCGCGCCATCACGCGGGCAGTCGAACATGCACGGGGGTATGTGACCGGCGGCACCATGTTCGAGGAGATGGGCTTCTACCATATCGGTCCAATCGACGGCCATTCCTTCGAGCATCTGCTGCCCGTGCTGCGCAACGTGCGCGACAATGCGCAAGGGCCGGTGCTGATCCATGTCGTGACGCAGAAAGGCAAGGGCTATCCCCCGGCCGAAGCGGCTGCCGACAAATATCATGGCGTCAACAAATTCGACGTCATCACCGGCGCTCAGACGAAGGTGAAGCCGAATGCGCCGAGCTACACAAGCGTCTTTGCGGACGCTTTGGTGCAGGAGGCTACCCTCGACGACAAAATCGTCGGTATCACCGCCGCCATGCCGAACGGCACCGGCCTCGACAAGCTGCAGGAGTTCTTCCCCAAGCGCTGTTTCGATGTCGGCATTGCCGAGCAGCATGCCGTGACTTTCGCTGCCGGCCTTGCCGCCGAAGGCTACAAGCCCTTTGCCGCCCTTTATTCCACCTTCCTGCAGCGTGCCTACGACCAGGTGGTGCATGATGTGGCCATTCAAGGGCTGCCGGTCCGTTTCCCGATCGACCGCGCCGGCTTCGTCGGCGCCGATGGCCCGACGCATGCGGGCTCCTTCGATACTGCTTTCCTCGCGACCCTGCCGGGCTTCGTCGTCATGGCCGCGGCAGATGAGGCAGAGCTGAAGCATATGGTGCGCACCGCTGCCGCCTATGATCTCGGTCCGATCTCCTTCCGCTATCCGCGCGGTGAAGGCGTCGGCGTCGATCTGCCGGAACGCGGCCAGATCCTTGAAATCGGTAAGGGTCGCGTCATCAAGCAGGGCACGAAAGCCGCCCTCCTCTCCTTCGGTACGCGTCTGGCCGACAGTCTTGCCGCCGCCGAGGATCTCGATGCCGCCGGTCTTTCGACGACGGTCGCGGATGCACGCTTTGCCAAGCCGCTCGATCGCGATCTCATCCGCCAGCTCGCCGCCCACCACGAGATCCTCATCACCATCGAGGAAGGTTCGGTCGGTGGCTTTGGCAGCCAGGTCATGCAGTTCCTTGCCAATGAAGGCCTGCTCGACAGCGGCCTGAAAATCCGCTCGCTGGTCATGCCCGATATCTGGATGGAACAGGCCAAGCCTGAGGCCATGAATGCCATGGCGGGCCTTGATCGCGCCGGCATCGTGCAGACGGTATTCCAGGTACTCGGCCGTGGCCGGATTGTCGAAGCAGCCGGATGA
- a CDS encoding pirin family protein yields MSFFPGNDPQAGDAFACDAIENLIIPRTSDLGGFSVRRALPSSRRRLVGPFIFFDRMGPAILRPGQALDVRPHPHIGLSTVTYLFDGEIRHMDSLGTAKVIRPGDVNLMTAGRGIVHSERTPENLRDHPFAMSGLQTWLALPDDKEDIDPSFAHTEKDDLPTIADGGVTGRVVIGEFEGLKSSVKSFSDTLYVDLQLQPNTTFPFGAAHEERAVYILSGSLVVAGDRFEQDQLLVFRPGDAITLEAGEKGCHLMLFGGAALNSKRYIWWNFVSSSKERIEKAKEEWRTGRFDIVPGDEEEFIPLPEG; encoded by the coding sequence ATGTCCTTCTTCCCAGGCAACGATCCCCAAGCCGGCGATGCCTTCGCCTGCGATGCCATCGAGAACCTTATCATTCCGCGCACCAGCGACCTTGGCGGCTTCTCCGTGCGGCGCGCGCTTCCAAGCAGCCGGCGCCGGCTGGTGGGGCCGTTCATCTTCTTCGACCGCATGGGACCTGCGATTTTACGGCCGGGCCAGGCGCTCGATGTGCGCCCGCATCCGCATATCGGCCTTTCCACCGTCACCTATTTGTTCGATGGCGAGATCCGCCATATGGACAGCCTCGGCACGGCCAAGGTGATCCGCCCCGGCGACGTCAACCTGATGACGGCCGGGCGCGGTATCGTGCATTCCGAGCGCACGCCGGAAAACCTGCGCGACCATCCATTCGCCATGTCCGGCCTGCAGACTTGGCTGGCGCTGCCCGACGACAAGGAGGACATCGATCCCTCCTTCGCCCATACGGAAAAGGATGACCTACCAACGATTGCCGACGGCGGCGTGACCGGACGCGTTGTCATCGGTGAATTCGAGGGCCTGAAATCGTCAGTGAAATCCTTCTCAGACACGCTCTACGTCGATCTTCAGCTCCAGCCCAATACGACGTTTCCTTTTGGAGCAGCACACGAGGAACGGGCGGTCTATATTCTCTCCGGTTCGCTCGTTGTCGCCGGCGACCGTTTCGAACAGGATCAACTCCTCGTCTTCCGTCCTGGCGATGCGATAACGCTGGAGGCTGGCGAAAAAGGCTGTCATCTCATGCTTTTTGGCGGTGCAGCGCTCAATTCGAAGCGCTATATCTGGTGGAATTTCGTCTCGTCCTCAAAGGAGCGCATCGAAAAGGCCAAAGAAGAATGGCGTACAGGCCGCTTCGATATCGTGCCGGGCGACGAGGAAGAGTTCATTCCCCTGCCGGAGGGCTAA
- a CDS encoding exodeoxyribonuclease VII small subunit translates to MSESAKADVSGYSFEKAVAELESIVARLERGDVALDESISIYERGEALKKHCEALLSAAENRIEKIRLDRAGKPQGTEALDGA, encoded by the coding sequence ATGAGCGAGAGCGCCAAGGCAGATGTATCAGGCTATTCCTTCGAGAAGGCCGTGGCAGAGCTTGAAAGCATCGTTGCCCGGCTTGAGCGCGGCGATGTAGCACTTGATGAATCCATTTCGATCTATGAGCGTGGCGAAGCGCTGAAGAAACATTGCGAGGCGCTGCTCTCGGCTGCGGAAAACCGCATCGAGAAGATCAGGCTCGACCGTGCCGGCAAGCCGCAGGGCACGGAAGCGCTTGATGGCGCGTGA
- a CDS encoding histone deacetylase family protein gives MSTRLYEHPIFLEHIVPPGHPERPDRLRSLNIALEHPNFERLDRRKAPPAHEDAILLAHPEEHLDFVLRSMPDRGDEGEISQIEADTYASPKTLQAIMHGVGGAMAAVDDVFSGAADNVFVAARPPGHHAEKTKAMGFCFFNNAAIAARHAQKAHGAERVAIVDWDVHHGNGTQDIFWDDPSVLFCSTHQMPLYPGTGKKEERGARNTIVNAPLSPNSGGDHFREAFKSRVLPALHDFRPDLIIISAGFDAHHRDPLAQLNLTGEDFDWATGRLLEVADRSAKNRVVSLLEGGYDLEGLAESAGMHILRMMKG, from the coding sequence ATGAGCACACGTCTTTACGAACATCCGATCTTTCTTGAACACATCGTTCCACCTGGCCATCCGGAGCGACCGGACCGGCTTCGCTCGCTGAACATTGCGCTGGAGCATCCGAATTTCGAGAGGCTGGACCGGCGAAAGGCGCCGCCCGCGCATGAGGATGCGATCCTGCTTGCGCATCCCGAGGAGCATCTGGATTTCGTGCTGCGCTCGATGCCGGACAGAGGCGACGAGGGCGAGATCAGCCAGATCGAGGCGGATACCTATGCCAGCCCGAAGACGCTGCAGGCGATCATGCATGGCGTCGGCGGCGCCATGGCGGCAGTCGACGACGTCTTCTCCGGTGCGGCCGACAATGTCTTCGTCGCGGCCCGGCCGCCCGGTCATCATGCCGAGAAGACCAAGGCCATGGGCTTCTGCTTCTTCAACAATGCCGCGATCGCCGCCCGCCATGCGCAAAAGGCCCACGGCGCCGAGCGCGTCGCCATCGTCGATTGGGACGTGCACCACGGCAATGGCACGCAGGATATCTTCTGGGATGACCCATCCGTGCTCTTCTGTTCCACCCACCAGATGCCACTCTATCCAGGCACCGGCAAGAAGGAGGAGCGCGGCGCGCGCAACACCATCGTCAATGCGCCGCTGTCGCCCAATAGCGGCGGCGATCATTTCCGCGAGGCCTTCAAATCCCGTGTTCTGCCGGCGCTGCACGACTTTCGCCCCGACCTCATCATCATCTCGGCCGGGTTCGACGCCCATCATCGCGATCCCCTGGCGCAACTGAACCTGACCGGCGAGGATTTCGACTGGGCGACGGGGCGGCTGCTCGAGGTTGCCGACCGCAGCGCCAAGAACCGGGTCGTCAGCCTGCTCGAAGGCGGCTATGATCTGGAAGGTCTCGCCGAGTCGGCGGGGATGCATATTCTACGCATGATGAAAGGTTGA
- a CDS encoding acyl-CoA thioesterase, whose amino-acid sequence MARVERSDVIEVRVPPRDVDRHGQMFIASYISQAETALSNFWRTRPLVDDEPVYIAKKASCSLHRALHYDDLARYSISVNKIGGKSIGFVVAVETGNELAAEVEILWLAVRGDEHDPVPLPEDTRDWLYKYLA is encoded by the coding sequence ATGGCGAGAGTAGAACGATCCGATGTCATCGAGGTAAGGGTGCCGCCGCGTGATGTCGACCGGCACGGCCAGATGTTTATCGCCTCCTACATCTCGCAGGCCGAGACCGCGCTCTCCAACTTTTGGCGCACGCGGCCGCTGGTCGACGACGAGCCCGTCTATATTGCCAAGAAGGCATCATGCTCGCTGCACCGCGCCTTGCACTATGACGACCTTGCCCGTTACTCGATCAGCGTCAACAAGATTGGCGGCAAGTCGATCGGTTTCGTCGTGGCCGTCGAAACTGGCAACGAGCTGGCAGCGGAGGTGGAAATCCTCTGGCTCGCGGTGCGCGGCGATGAGCATGACCCGGTCCCGCTGCCGGAAGACACGCGCGACTGGCTCTACAAATATCTGGCGTGA
- a CDS encoding biotin transporter BioY, which yields MNTRDLVLSALFAAIIVALGLLPPIPIGIIPVPITAQSLGVMLAGVVLGAKRGTIAVLLVVVLVSIGLPVLSGGRGGLAVFAGPTAGFFVGWIFAAFITGYLSERLVKPEQSGLVQGVGFFIAAVIGGVVVLYVFGIAWLAINIGFSKAFIGSLGFVPGDIIKAVVAALVGRAVMVGYPLLPQRS from the coding sequence ATGAACACCCGCGATCTCGTCCTCTCGGCGCTATTTGCCGCCATCATCGTGGCGCTCGGCCTCTTGCCGCCAATCCCCATCGGCATCATTCCGGTTCCGATCACGGCGCAGTCACTCGGCGTCATGCTTGCCGGCGTCGTCCTAGGCGCCAAGCGCGGGACGATCGCGGTGCTGCTGGTGGTGGTGCTTGTTTCGATCGGCCTGCCGGTCCTTTCCGGCGGACGCGGCGGCCTTGCCGTCTTTGCAGGCCCGACGGCCGGCTTCTTCGTCGGCTGGATCTTCGCAGCCTTCATCACCGGCTATCTCTCCGAACGACTGGTCAAGCCGGAACAGAGCGGCCTGGTTCAGGGTGTCGGCTTTTTCATCGCTGCTGTTATCGGTGGGGTGGTGGTGCTCTACGTGTTCGGCATTGCTTGGCTCGCCATCAATATCGGCTTCAGCAAGGCGTTTATCGGGTCCCTGGGCTTCGTGCCGGGCGATATCATCAAGGCTGTGGTCGCGGCCCTGGTGGGCCGCGCCGTCATGGTCGGCTACCCGCTTCTGCCACAGCGGAGCTGA
- a CDS encoding energy-coupling factor transporter transmembrane component T family protein, producing the protein MQTLHVDVDTWLHRLSPRVKLLALTAFGILLFLTQSIALLACANLVGAGFYFRSGLPIRDALKRLRPILISIAVLAVFAALVGPLHAAIVTALRLTALALFAATVTATTSMAAFIDEITVLAMPLEKIGLLKAADIGLAIGLVIRFVPEILDRYHAIREAHQARGIKVRLATTLAPLIILTLRDADNIAAAIDARGIRRQ; encoded by the coding sequence ATGCAGACGCTGCATGTCGATGTCGATACTTGGCTCCACCGGCTTTCGCCGCGCGTGAAGCTGCTGGCTCTGACCGCATTTGGCATATTGCTTTTTCTGACTCAGTCCATCGCGCTGCTTGCCTGTGCAAATCTTGTCGGCGCCGGCTTCTATTTCCGCAGCGGCCTACCAATCCGAGACGCATTGAAGCGGCTGCGACCGATCCTGATCTCGATTGCCGTGCTCGCCGTTTTTGCAGCGCTGGTCGGCCCGCTGCACGCGGCGATCGTCACGGCGCTCAGACTGACGGCGCTGGCGCTATTCGCCGCCACGGTGACGGCCACGACCTCGATGGCCGCCTTTATCGATGAAATCACCGTGCTTGCCATGCCGCTCGAAAAGATCGGCTTGCTCAAGGCCGCCGATATCGGACTTGCGATCGGCCTCGTCATTCGTTTCGTCCCCGAGATCCTTGATCGTTACCATGCGATCCGCGAAGCGCATCAGGCGCGCGGGATCAAGGTTCGCCTGGCAACCACGCTCGCGCCGCTCATCATCCTGACGTTGCGCGATGCGGACAATATTGCGGCGGCGATTGACGCGCGCGGCATTCGGCGTCAATGA
- a CDS encoding energy-coupling factor ABC transporter ATP-binding protein — translation MDIRFENAGVIYGKRTALFPLNLTLQERRIGVIGLNGSGKTTFARLINGLVKPTTGRVTVDGLDTVGDAAKVLGKVGYIFQSPQNQIILPIVRDDIAFGLKARGYDKAQIDAAVEGILSRFGVGHLGARRAHELSGGELQMAALCSVLVTGPDILILDEPTNQLDLRNRALVQKTMMGLPESVIVISHDLPLLEGFERVLLFDQGRLVVDASAEEAITRYQEMAG, via the coding sequence TTGGACATCCGCTTCGAAAACGCTGGCGTCATTTATGGCAAGCGCACTGCGCTGTTTCCTCTGAATCTCACGCTTCAGGAGCGCCGCATCGGGGTGATCGGCCTCAATGGCTCTGGCAAGACGACCTTCGCGCGGCTGATCAACGGGCTCGTCAAGCCGACGACGGGACGCGTCACGGTCGACGGGCTCGATACGGTCGGAGATGCCGCCAAGGTTCTGGGCAAGGTTGGCTATATCTTCCAGTCCCCGCAAAACCAGATCATCCTGCCCATCGTGCGCGACGACATCGCCTTCGGCCTCAAGGCGCGCGGATATGACAAGGCGCAGATCGATGCGGCGGTCGAGGGCATTCTTTCCCGCTTCGGCGTCGGTCATCTCGGCGCGCGGCGGGCACATGAGCTCTCCGGGGGCGAATTGCAGATGGCTGCCCTTTGCTCGGTGCTCGTGACTGGCCCGGATATCCTCATTCTGGACGAGCCGACGAACCAGCTCGACCTTAGGAACCGGGCGCTGGTGCAGAAGACCATGATGGGGCTGCCGGAAAGCGTCATCGTCATCAGCCACGACCTGCCCCTGCTCGAGGGTTTCGAGCGGGTGCTTTTGTTCGATCAAGGCCGGCTCGTCGTCGACGCTTCGGCAGAGGAAGCGATCACTCGCTACCAGGAGATGGCGGGCTGA
- a CDS encoding winged helix-turn-helix domain-containing protein: MTNLLSNRDARRVFLAKQGLANPPNRALTKAGLLQLIHDIGFVQVDSIATVERAHHQILFSRNQTYRREHLTELLEKDGALFENWTHDASILPSAFFVYWKHRFRREDEAIIARWRKWRGEGFEAAFEETYERVLKNGAITAREVKAEDHVSGGWWNWHPNKTALEYFWRTGKFAIAGRTNFQKVYDLVERVLPAHFHEPEVEHDEFVDWACRSALQRLGFATSGEIAAFWDLVTPQEAKSWVETHRDELTEILIEPAAGGKPRSSFAFLDFHETLDSHAEAPARIRVLSPFDPTLRDRNRTERLFGFFYRIEIFVPEPKREYGYYVFPLLEGDRLIGRIDMKADRKAGTLDVKRLWLEPGVKASAGRLEKLEAELERVARFTGVERVVFLDGWRG; encoded by the coding sequence ATGACGAATCTGCTCTCGAATCGTGACGCCCGCCGCGTGTTCCTTGCCAAGCAGGGGCTTGCCAATCCGCCGAACCGTGCCTTGACCAAGGCGGGGCTGCTGCAGCTCATCCACGACATCGGCTTCGTGCAGGTGGATAGCATCGCCACCGTCGAGCGCGCCCATCACCAGATCCTGTTTTCGCGCAACCAGACCTATCGGCGCGAGCACCTGACGGAACTCCTGGAAAAGGACGGTGCGCTTTTCGAGAACTGGACGCATGACGCCTCCATCCTGCCGAGCGCTTTCTTCGTCTATTGGAAGCACCGCTTCCGCCGCGAGGATGAGGCAATCATCGCACGCTGGCGCAAATGGCGCGGAGAGGGGTTCGAGGCGGCTTTCGAGGAAACCTACGAGCGCGTGCTGAAGAATGGCGCGATCACCGCCCGCGAGGTCAAGGCGGAGGATCATGTCTCCGGCGGCTGGTGGAACTGGCACCCAAACAAAACGGCGCTCGAATATTTCTGGCGCACCGGCAAGTTCGCCATCGCCGGCCGCACCAATTTTCAAAAGGTCTATGACCTCGTCGAACGCGTCCTGCCGGCCCATTTCCATGAGCCCGAAGTGGAGCACGACGAATTTGTCGACTGGGCCTGCCGCAGCGCGCTGCAGCGCCTCGGCTTTGCGACCTCAGGTGAAATCGCCGCCTTCTGGGATCTGGTCACGCCGCAGGAAGCCAAGAGCTGGGTCGAGACCCATCGTGACGAATTGACCGAAATACTGATCGAGCCAGCCGCCGGCGGCAAGCCGCGCTCGTCCTTCGCCTTCCTCGATTTCCATGAAACGCTCGACAGTCATGCCGAGGCACCGGCGCGCATTCGCGTGCTGAGCCCCTTCGATCCGACTCTGCGGGATCGCAATCGGACCGAACGTCTCTTCGGCTTCTTCTACCGCATCGAGATTTTCGTGCCCGAGCCGAAGCGCGAATACGGCTATTACGTCTTCCCATTGCTGGAGGGCGACCGGCTGATCGGACGGATCGACATGAAGGCCGACCGCAAGGCGGGAACGCTCGATGTCAAACGCCTGTGGCTGGAACCGGGCGTCAAGGCATCCGCCGGCCGGCTGGAGAAGCTGGAAGCGGAGCTGGAACGTGTCGCCCGTTTCACTGGCGTCGAGAGGGTCGTGTTTCTCGACGGCTGGCGTGGATAA